Proteins encoded within one genomic window of Bacillus sp. (in: firmicutes):
- the cas4 gene encoding CRISPR-associated protein Cas4 — translation MDYKDDEDNHLMLSGIQHFQFCKRQWALIHIEQQWEENVRTIEGQHLHGKADNPFIREKRGDKLIVRAMPVKSRELKISGICDVVEFIKDENGVEINGSEEKYVAYPVEYKRGRPKTNDSDVLQLAAQAMCLEEMLLCEINKGYLFYNETKHRVEIPISDDIKNKVRSIFREMHEYFKRNYTPKVKTGSFCNNCSLQDICLPKLMNKRSVKSYIEGKVNE, via the coding sequence ATGGATTATAAGGATGATGAAGACAATCATTTAATGTTGTCAGGCATTCAGCATTTTCAGTTTTGTAAACGCCAATGGGCTTTAATTCATATTGAACAGCAGTGGGAAGAGAATGTTAGAACAATCGAAGGGCAACATCTTCACGGAAAAGCTGATAATCCCTTTATCAGGGAGAAACGGGGCGACAAACTAATTGTTAGAGCAATGCCAGTTAAGTCTCGTGAACTTAAAATTTCAGGTATATGTGATGTAGTTGAGTTTATTAAAGATGAAAATGGTGTTGAAATTAATGGGTCTGAAGAAAAGTACGTGGCTTATCCAGTTGAATATAAACGCGGGAGGCCTAAAACGAATGACTCGGATGTTTTACAATTAGCAGCACAGGCTATGTGTTTAGAGGAAATGCTACTTTGTGAAATTAACAAAGGTTATTTGTTTTATAACGAAACAAAACACAGAGTTGAAATACCAATTTCAGATGATATTAAAAACAAAGTAAGGTCAATTTTTCGGGAAATGCATGAATATTTTAAACGCAATTATACACCGAAAGTAAAGACTGGGTCTTTCTGCAATAATTGTTCCCTTCAAGATATTTGTTTGCCCAAACTAATGAATAAGCGGTCAGTGAAAAGTTACATTGAAGGGAAGGTTAATGAATGA
- the cas1c gene encoding type I-C CRISPR-associated endonuclease Cas1, whose product MKKLLNTLFITQTDVYLSLDGDNVVALKDQEKLGRVPLHNLESIVSFGYTGASPALMGYCAERNISLVFLTMNGRFLARVIGKSKGNVVLRKKQYLISENEEASAKIARNFIVGKIFNNKWIIERMTRDYPLRIDVAQFKDISGHLSSLIHEVRKCEDLERLRGLEGQAAISYNRLFDQMILQQKEDFYFHSRSRRPPLDNVNAMLSFAYTLLANDVASALEGVGLDAYVGFLHRDRPGRASLALDVMEELRGVYADRFVLSLINKKVVNKDDFYKKENGAVIMTEEARKKFLAAWQNRKQEKITHPFLGEKISWGLVPHAQSILLARFLRNDLDEYPPFMWK is encoded by the coding sequence ATGAAAAAACTTCTTAATACATTGTTTATAACTCAAACTGATGTTTATCTATCATTGGACGGAGATAATGTTGTGGCTCTTAAAGATCAAGAAAAGTTAGGAAGAGTGCCATTACATAATCTTGAATCTATCGTTTCCTTTGGTTACACTGGCGCAAGTCCAGCACTAATGGGTTATTGCGCAGAAAGAAATATTTCTTTGGTGTTTTTAACAATGAATGGGCGATTTTTAGCCAGAGTTATTGGAAAAAGTAAAGGGAATGTTGTTTTAAGAAAGAAACAATATTTAATTTCTGAAAATGAAGAAGCATCAGCAAAGATTGCTAGAAACTTCATCGTTGGTAAGATTTTCAATAATAAATGGATAATTGAAAGGATGACCAGAGATTATCCATTACGGATAGACGTTGCCCAATTTAAAGATATTTCAGGTCATTTATCGTCTCTTATTCATGAGGTGAGGAAGTGTGAAGATTTAGAAAGGCTAAGGGGCCTGGAAGGACAAGCTGCTATTAGTTACAATAGATTATTTGATCAAATGATATTACAACAAAAAGAAGATTTTTATTTTCATTCCCGTTCTCGAAGGCCGCCACTTGATAATGTAAATGCTATGCTTTCATTTGCTTATACATTGTTGGCAAATGATGTTGCGTCGGCATTGGAGGGTGTGGGATTGGATGCTTATGTTGGTTTTTTACACAGGGATCGACCCGGCAGGGCATCATTAGCGTTGGATGTTATGGAAGAACTGCGGGGCGTTTATGCAGACAGGTTTGTACTTTCATTAATTAATAAAAAAGTAGTAAATAAAGATGATTTTTATAAAAAAGAAAATGGTGCCGTTATTATGACAGAGGAAGCTAGAAAGAAATTTTTAGCTGCATGGCAAAATAGAAAGCAAGAAAAGATAACACATCCATTCTTAGGTGAAAAGATATCTTGGGGTCTAGTACCACATGCGCAATCCATATTGTTAGCCCGATTTTTACGCAATGATTTAGATGAATACCCACCATTTATGTGGAAGTAG